A single genomic interval of Heliangelus exortis chromosome 20, bHelExo1.hap1, whole genome shotgun sequence harbors:
- the GLP2R gene encoding glucagon-like peptide 2 receptor isoform X3 — translation MGMVMLFGLCSSMGLWSRISSTPASSVMILFLVKQANGSLLEKTTTRWNKYKQECLKMLQESTVDSGIHCNGTFDQFACWPYSPPGKVSVPCPSYLPWLENGSVRNVYRVCLDEGTWQTKENSTDIWRDSSECSEKNNFKKNEEEHKLLSTLQLLYTIGYYFSLISLVLALLILLLLRKLHCTRNYIHMNLFASFILRATAVLIKDTVYYNIYSKRPNDETGWILYLSPEIVVICRTAQFFMHYFVGANYFWLLVEGIYLHTLLITVVLSERRLLQTYIVIGWVVPILFVGPWGISRSKLENTGCWGTNEHMGIWWIIRGPMLFSIVVNFGIFLKILRMLISKLKAQQMSFHDYKYRLARSTLVLIPLLGIHEFIFTFITDEQVEGLSRHIRLFIQLTMSSFHGFFVAVLYCFANGEVKAELQKQWSRFLLADPFGCKLCFPGENIKYLQKCSQKRRKHHHHGSKHHLCLEASEPWGMQLQRVLVKQRINLSPRTNLSPEPDSARSSHPQASVSDSSEGEVTTGETTEEVFEESEI, via the exons ATGGGCATGGTAATGCTTTTTGGTCTCTGTTCCAGCATGGGACTCTGGTCCAGAATATCTTCCACACCTGCCAGCTCTGTCATGATATTGTTTCTAGTGAAACAG GCCAATGGatctctgctggaaaaaaccACTACCAGATGGAATAAATATAAACAAGAATGTttgaaaatgctgcaggaatCAACTGTAGATAGTg GAATACATTGTAATGGGACTTTTGATCAGTTTGCTTGCTGGCCTTACTCACCTCCAGGAAAAGTCTCTGTTCCTTGTCCTTCGTATTTGCCGTGGCTGGAAAATG GAAGTGTAAGAAATGTATACAGAGTCTGCTTGGATGAAGGGACTTGGCAAACAAAGGAGAACTCCACAGACATTTGGCGTGATAGTTCAGAAtgttctgagaaaaataatttcaaaaaaaat GAAGAAGAGCATAAATTGCTTTCTACATTGCAGCTGTTATACACTATAggatattatttttctctcatctcACTTGTATTAGCGCTCCTTATACTTCTTTTACTCAG AAAACTTCACTGCACAAGGAACTACATTCATATGAATTTATTTGCATCTTTTATCTTGCGTGCCACTGCAGTTCTTATAAAAGACACTGTATACTACAATATTTACTCCAAAAGACCGAATGATGAAACTGGATGGATATTATACCTCAGTCCTGAG ATTGTAGTCATTTGCAGGACTGCACAGTTTTTCATGCATTACTTTGTTGGGGCAAATTATTTTTGGCTGTTAGTAGAAGGAATTTATCTGCATACGTTATTGATAACTGTTGTACTCTCTGAAAGACGGCTGCTACAGACATATATTGTGATAGGATGGG ttgttCCCATTCTGTTTGTGGGCCCTTGGGGAATAAGCAGATCAAAACTGGAGAACACAGG gTGCTGGGGAACAAATGAACACATGGGAATCTGGTGGATCATCCGAGGACCAATGCTGTTTTCCATTGTA GTTAACTTCGGTATCTTCCTAAAAATTCTCAGGATGCTGATTTCCAAACTAAAAGCTCAGCAAATGAGCTTTCATGACTACAAATACAG attaGCAAGATCTACACTTGTGCTGATTCCATTGTTGGGTATCCATGAGTTTATATTTACCTTCATCACTGATGAACAAGTGGAAGGACTTTCAAGACATATAAGACTTTTCATTCAGCTGACAATGAGCTCATTTCAT ggtttttttgtagcagTTCTATACTGCTTTGCTAATGGAGAG GTGAAAGCAGAGCTCCAGAAGCAGTGGTCCCGCTTCCTGCTGGCAGATCCCTTTGGCTGTAAACTctgttttcctggggaaaaCATAAAATACCTCCAGAAATGTTCACAGAAACGAAGAAAACATCACCACCACGGCAGCAAACACCACTTGTGCCTGGAGGCAAGTGAGCCCTGGGGTATGCAGCTCCAGAGGGTGCTTGTGAAGCAAAGGATAAATCTGAGCCCAAGGACAAATCTCAGCCCAGAGCCAGACTCTGCTCGCTCGTCTCATCCACAGGCAAGTGTGTCAGACAGCAGTGAAGGAGAAGTCACCACTGGAGAGACAACTGAGGAAGTCTTTGAAGAAAGTGAGATTTAG
- the GLP2R gene encoding glucagon-like peptide 2 receptor isoform X2 — MGMVMLFGLCSSMGLWSRISSTPASSVMILFLVKQHFHSQANGSLLEKTTTRWNKYKQECLKMLQESTVDSGIHCNGTFDQFACWPYSPPGKVSVPCPSYLPWLENGSVRNVYRVCLDEGTWQTKENSTDIWRDSSECSEKNNFKKNEEEHKLLSTLQLLYTIGYYFSLISLVLALLILLLLRKLHCTRNYIHMNLFASFILRATAVLIKDTVYYNIYSKRPNDETGWILYLSPEIVVICRTAQFFMHYFVGANYFWLLVEGIYLHTLLITVVLSERRLLQTYIVIGWVVPILFVGPWGISRSKLENTGCWGTNEHMGIWWIIRGPMLFSIVVNFGIFLKILRMLISKLKAQQMSFHDYKYRLARSTLVLIPLLGIHEFIFTFITDEQVEGLSRHIRLFIQLTMSSFHGFFVAVLYCFANGEVKAELQKQWSRFLLADPFGCKLCFPGENIKYLQKCSQKRRKHHHHGSKHHLCLEASEPWGMQLQRVLVKQRINLSPRTNLSPEPDSARSSHPQASVSDSSEGEVTTGETTEEVFEESEI; from the exons ATGGGCATGGTAATGCTTTTTGGTCTCTGTTCCAGCATGGGACTCTGGTCCAGAATATCTTCCACACCTGCCAGCTCTGTCATGATATTGTTTCTAGTGAAACAG CATTTTCACTCACAGGCCAATGGatctctgctggaaaaaaccACTACCAGATGGAATAAATATAAACAAGAATGTttgaaaatgctgcaggaatCAACTGTAGATAGTg GAATACATTGTAATGGGACTTTTGATCAGTTTGCTTGCTGGCCTTACTCACCTCCAGGAAAAGTCTCTGTTCCTTGTCCTTCGTATTTGCCGTGGCTGGAAAATG GAAGTGTAAGAAATGTATACAGAGTCTGCTTGGATGAAGGGACTTGGCAAACAAAGGAGAACTCCACAGACATTTGGCGTGATAGTTCAGAAtgttctgagaaaaataatttcaaaaaaaat GAAGAAGAGCATAAATTGCTTTCTACATTGCAGCTGTTATACACTATAggatattatttttctctcatctcACTTGTATTAGCGCTCCTTATACTTCTTTTACTCAG AAAACTTCACTGCACAAGGAACTACATTCATATGAATTTATTTGCATCTTTTATCTTGCGTGCCACTGCAGTTCTTATAAAAGACACTGTATACTACAATATTTACTCCAAAAGACCGAATGATGAAACTGGATGGATATTATACCTCAGTCCTGAG ATTGTAGTCATTTGCAGGACTGCACAGTTTTTCATGCATTACTTTGTTGGGGCAAATTATTTTTGGCTGTTAGTAGAAGGAATTTATCTGCATACGTTATTGATAACTGTTGTACTCTCTGAAAGACGGCTGCTACAGACATATATTGTGATAGGATGGG ttgttCCCATTCTGTTTGTGGGCCCTTGGGGAATAAGCAGATCAAAACTGGAGAACACAGG gTGCTGGGGAACAAATGAACACATGGGAATCTGGTGGATCATCCGAGGACCAATGCTGTTTTCCATTGTA GTTAACTTCGGTATCTTCCTAAAAATTCTCAGGATGCTGATTTCCAAACTAAAAGCTCAGCAAATGAGCTTTCATGACTACAAATACAG attaGCAAGATCTACACTTGTGCTGATTCCATTGTTGGGTATCCATGAGTTTATATTTACCTTCATCACTGATGAACAAGTGGAAGGACTTTCAAGACATATAAGACTTTTCATTCAGCTGACAATGAGCTCATTTCAT ggtttttttgtagcagTTCTATACTGCTTTGCTAATGGAGAG GTGAAAGCAGAGCTCCAGAAGCAGTGGTCCCGCTTCCTGCTGGCAGATCCCTTTGGCTGTAAACTctgttttcctggggaaaaCATAAAATACCTCCAGAAATGTTCACAGAAACGAAGAAAACATCACCACCACGGCAGCAAACACCACTTGTGCCTGGAGGCAAGTGAGCCCTGGGGTATGCAGCTCCAGAGGGTGCTTGTGAAGCAAAGGATAAATCTGAGCCCAAGGACAAATCTCAGCCCAGAGCCAGACTCTGCTCGCTCGTCTCATCCACAGGCAAGTGTGTCAGACAGCAGTGAAGGAGAAGTCACCACTGGAGAGACAACTGAGGAAGTCTTTGAAGAAAGTGAGATTTAG
- the GLP2R gene encoding glucagon-like peptide 2 receptor isoform X1 produces the protein MKESVFIYLLTYLSSPLKFLIVEGKLPLKDHKILTNFPCVQHFHSQANGSLLEKTTTRWNKYKQECLKMLQESTVDSGIHCNGTFDQFACWPYSPPGKVSVPCPSYLPWLENGSVRNVYRVCLDEGTWQTKENSTDIWRDSSECSEKNNFKKNEEEHKLLSTLQLLYTIGYYFSLISLVLALLILLLLRKLHCTRNYIHMNLFASFILRATAVLIKDTVYYNIYSKRPNDETGWILYLSPEIVVICRTAQFFMHYFVGANYFWLLVEGIYLHTLLITVVLSERRLLQTYIVIGWVVPILFVGPWGISRSKLENTGCWGTNEHMGIWWIIRGPMLFSIVVNFGIFLKILRMLISKLKAQQMSFHDYKYRLARSTLVLIPLLGIHEFIFTFITDEQVEGLSRHIRLFIQLTMSSFHGFFVAVLYCFANGEVKAELQKQWSRFLLADPFGCKLCFPGENIKYLQKCSQKRRKHHHHGSKHHLCLEASEPWGMQLQRVLVKQRINLSPRTNLSPEPDSARSSHPQASVSDSSEGEVTTGETTEEVFEESEI, from the exons ATGAAGGAGTCTGTCTTTATCTATCTGCTTACCTATCTCTCATCTCCTCTCAAATTTCTTATCGTGGAAGGAAAGTTGCCACTAAAAGACCACAAGATTCTAACCAATTTTCCTTGTGTCCAGCATTTTCACTCACAGGCCAATGGatctctgctggaaaaaaccACTACCAGATGGAATAAATATAAACAAGAATGTttgaaaatgctgcaggaatCAACTGTAGATAGTg GAATACATTGTAATGGGACTTTTGATCAGTTTGCTTGCTGGCCTTACTCACCTCCAGGAAAAGTCTCTGTTCCTTGTCCTTCGTATTTGCCGTGGCTGGAAAATG GAAGTGTAAGAAATGTATACAGAGTCTGCTTGGATGAAGGGACTTGGCAAACAAAGGAGAACTCCACAGACATTTGGCGTGATAGTTCAGAAtgttctgagaaaaataatttcaaaaaaaat GAAGAAGAGCATAAATTGCTTTCTACATTGCAGCTGTTATACACTATAggatattatttttctctcatctcACTTGTATTAGCGCTCCTTATACTTCTTTTACTCAG AAAACTTCACTGCACAAGGAACTACATTCATATGAATTTATTTGCATCTTTTATCTTGCGTGCCACTGCAGTTCTTATAAAAGACACTGTATACTACAATATTTACTCCAAAAGACCGAATGATGAAACTGGATGGATATTATACCTCAGTCCTGAG ATTGTAGTCATTTGCAGGACTGCACAGTTTTTCATGCATTACTTTGTTGGGGCAAATTATTTTTGGCTGTTAGTAGAAGGAATTTATCTGCATACGTTATTGATAACTGTTGTACTCTCTGAAAGACGGCTGCTACAGACATATATTGTGATAGGATGGG ttgttCCCATTCTGTTTGTGGGCCCTTGGGGAATAAGCAGATCAAAACTGGAGAACACAGG gTGCTGGGGAACAAATGAACACATGGGAATCTGGTGGATCATCCGAGGACCAATGCTGTTTTCCATTGTA GTTAACTTCGGTATCTTCCTAAAAATTCTCAGGATGCTGATTTCCAAACTAAAAGCTCAGCAAATGAGCTTTCATGACTACAAATACAG attaGCAAGATCTACACTTGTGCTGATTCCATTGTTGGGTATCCATGAGTTTATATTTACCTTCATCACTGATGAACAAGTGGAAGGACTTTCAAGACATATAAGACTTTTCATTCAGCTGACAATGAGCTCATTTCAT ggtttttttgtagcagTTCTATACTGCTTTGCTAATGGAGAG GTGAAAGCAGAGCTCCAGAAGCAGTGGTCCCGCTTCCTGCTGGCAGATCCCTTTGGCTGTAAACTctgttttcctggggaaaaCATAAAATACCTCCAGAAATGTTCACAGAAACGAAGAAAACATCACCACCACGGCAGCAAACACCACTTGTGCCTGGAGGCAAGTGAGCCCTGGGGTATGCAGCTCCAGAGGGTGCTTGTGAAGCAAAGGATAAATCTGAGCCCAAGGACAAATCTCAGCCCAGAGCCAGACTCTGCTCGCTCGTCTCATCCACAGGCAAGTGTGTCAGACAGCAGTGAAGGAGAAGTCACCACTGGAGAGACAACTGAGGAAGTCTTTGAAGAAAGTGAGATTTAG